A genome region from Urocitellus parryii isolate mUroPar1 chromosome X, mUroPar1.hap1, whole genome shotgun sequence includes the following:
- the Xkrx gene encoding XK-related protein 2 produces the protein MDRVYEIPEEPNVDPVSSLEEDVIRGANPRFTFPFGILFSTFLYCGEAASALYMVRIYRKNNETFWMTYTFSFFMFSSIMVQLTLIFVHRDLAKDKPLSLFMHLLLLGPVIRCLEAMIKYLTLWKKEGQEEPYVSLTRKKMLIDGEEVLIEWEVGHSIRTLAMHRNAYKRMSQIQAFLGSVPQLTYQLYVTLISAEVPLGRAVLMVFSLMSVTYGATLCNMLAIQIKYDDYKIRLGPLEVLCITIWRTLEITSRLMILVLFSATLKLKAVPFLVLNFLIILFEPWVRFWRSGAQMPNNIEKNFSRVGTLVVLISVTILYAGINFSCWSALQLRLADRDLVDKGQNWGHMGLHYSARLVENVIMVLVFKFWGVKVLLNYCHSLIALQLIIAYLISIGFMLLFFQYLHPLRSLFTHNVVDYLHCVCCHRHHQRRAENSEPSFETETRQSIV, from the exons ATGGACAGAGTTTATGAAATTCCTGAGGAGCCAAATGTAGATCCAGTTTCATCTCTGGAGGAAGATGTCATCCGTGGGGCCAACCCTCGATTTACCTTTCCATTTGGTATCCTGTTCTCCACCTTTTTGTACTGTGGGGAGGCTGCATCTGCCTTATACATGGTTAGAATTTATCGAAAGAATAATGAAACCTTCTGGATGACATACaccttttccttctttatgtttTCATCCATTATGGTCCAGTTGACCCTCATTTTTGTCCACAGAGATCTGGCCAAAGACAAACCACTGTCATTATTTATGCATCTACTCCTCTTGGGACCTGTTATCAG GTGTTTGGAGGCCATGATTAAGTACCTCACACTGTGGAAGaaagaggggcaggaggagccctATGTCAGCCTCACCAGAAAGAAGATGCTAATAGATGGCGAGGAGGTGCTGATAGAATGGGAGGTGGGCCACTCCATCCGGACCCTGGCTATGCATCGCAATGCCTACAAACGTATGTCACAGATCCAAGCCTTCCTGGGCTCAGTGCCCCAGCTGACCTATCAGCTCTATGTGACCCTGATCTCTGCAGAGGTCCCCCTGGGTAGAG ctGTGCTAATGGTCTTTTCCCTGATGTCTGTAACCTATGGGGCTACCCTCTGCAATATGTTGGCTATCCAGATCAAGTATGATGACTACAAGATTCGCCTTGGGCCACTAGAAGTCCTTTGCATCACCATCTGGAGGACGTTGGAGATCACTTCCCGCCTCATGATTCTGGTGCTCTTCTCAGCTACCTTGAAGTTGAAGGCTGTGCCCTTCTTAGTGCTCAACTTCCTGATCATCCTTTTTGAGCCTTGGGTTAGGTTCTGGAGGAGTGGTGCCCAGATGCCCAATAATATTGAGAAAAATTTCAGCCGTGTTGGCACCCTGGTGGTGCTGATTTCAGTCACCATCCTCTATGCTGGCATTAACTTCTCTTGCTGGTCAGCTTTGCAGTTGAGGTTGGCAGACAGAGATCTTGTTGACAAAGGTCAAAACTGGGGACATATGGGCCTGCACTATAGTGCGAGGTTGGTAGAGAATGTGATCATGGTCTTGGTTTTTAAGTTTTGGGGAGTCAAAGTATTGCTGAATTACTGTCATTCCTTGATTGCCCTGCAGCTTATTATTGCTTATCTGATTTCCATTGGTTTCATGCTACTTTTCTTCCAGTACTTGCACCCATTGCGCTCACTCTTCACCCATAACGTAGTAGACTACCTCCACTGTGTCTGCTGCCATCGGCACCATCAGCGAAGGGCTGAGAACTCAGAGCCAAGCTTTGAGACTGAAACAAGACAAAGCATTGTCTGA